A DNA window from Jaculus jaculus isolate mJacJac1 chromosome 1, mJacJac1.mat.Y.cur, whole genome shotgun sequence contains the following coding sequences:
- the Poll gene encoding DNA polymerase lambda isoform X2 — protein MTSGLTYLYTERPGPSHTSMDSRGILKAFPKRKKIHAKPSTKVLAKIPKREKGEEAGEWLSSLRAHVVPTGIGQARAKLFEEQIVQHGGEICSAQTPGITHIVVDEDMDCERALHLLRLPRLPPGAQLVKSAWLSMCLQERRLVDTAGFNLFIPDRFLDQPQPSKANQDSSAPPIACEFQPSRAHSPPLPLSRAVSPRKAEEAPRTHAQPSSEDEISDGEEPQVSTADLEALISGHYPTHPEEDDGPGQAPEALDKWVCAQPSSQKATNHNPHITEKLEVLAKAYSVQGDKWRALGYAKAINALKSFHKPVSSYQEACSIPGIGKRMAEKIMEILESGHLRKLDHIILDPHSLLLTTVLQGYRSLEDIRSLASLTSQQAIGLKHYDDFLERMPREEAAEIEQTVRASAQAFNPELLCVACGSYRRGRTTCGDVDVLITHPDGRSHQGVFSRLLDSLRQQGFLTDDLVSQEDNGQQQKYLGVCQLPGPGRRHRRLDIIVVPYSEFACALLYFTGSAHFNRSMRALAKTKGMSLSEHALSTAVVRNSQGVKVGSGQVLSTPTEKDVFKLLGLPYREPAERDW, from the exons ATGACATCTGGCCTGACCTACCTTTACACAGAAAGGCCTGGACCGAGCCATACTTCAATGGACTCCAGGGGCATCTTGAAGGCATTCCCCAAACGAAAGAAAATTCATGCCAAACCATCAACAAAAGTACTTGCAAAGATTCCcaaaagggagaagggagaagaagcTGGAG AGTGGCTGAGCTCCCTCAGGGCCCATGTTGTGCCCACTGGCATTGGACAAGCCCGGGCTAAACTCTTTGAGGAGCAGATTGTCCAGCATGGTGGTGAGATATGCTCCGCCCAGACCCCAGGGATCACTCACATTGTTGTGGATGAAGACATGGACTGTGAGCGGGCCCTCCACCTCCTCAGGCTGCCCCGGCTGCCCCCAGGTGCTCAGTTGGTGAAGTCAGCCTGGCTGAGCATGTGCCTGCAGGAGAGAAGGCTGGTGGACACTGCTGGATTCAACCTCTTCATTCCTGACAG ATTCTTAGATCAACCACAGCCCAGCAAGGCAAACCAAGACTCTTCAGCTCCTCCGATTGCCTGTGAGTTTCAGCCTTCAAGAGCccactctcctccccttcctctctccagagCGGTGTCTCCTCGAAAAGCAGAAGAGGCACCAAGAACCCATGCCCAG CCCAgctcagaggatgaaatcagtgatGGGGAAGAACCCCAGGTGAGCACAGCTGATCTGGAAGCCCTGATCAGTGGCCACTATCCCACACACCCTGAGGAAGATGACGGGCCTGGCCAAGCCCCAGAAGCCCTGGATAAGTGGGTCTGTGCACAGCCCTCAAGTCAGAAGGCAACCAACCACAACCCACACATCACAGAGAAGCTGGAAGTGCTTGCCAAAGCCTACAGTGTCCAGGGAGACAAGTGGAGGGCCTTGGGCTATGCCAAGGCCATCAATGCCCTCAAGAGCTTCCACAAGCCTGTCAGCTCCTACCAG GAGGCCTGCAGCATTCCTGGGATTGGCAAGCGCATGGCTGAGAAGATCATGGAGATCCTGGAGAGCGGGCACCTGCGGAAGCTAGACCACATCA TCCTGGATCCTCATAGCCTGCTCCTGACTACCGTTCTCCAGGGCTACCGAAGCCTGGAAGATATCCGCAGCTTGGCCTCCCTGACTTCCCAGCAGGCCATTGGCCTGAAGCATTACGATGATTTCCTGGAACGCATGCCCAGAGAAGAGGCCGCAGAAATTGAGCAGACC GTCCGGGCATCAGCCCAGGCCTTCAACCCTGAGCTGCTGTGTGTGGCCTGTGGCTCTTACCGCCGAGGGAGGACAACCTGCGGTGATGTGGATGTGCTCATCACTCACCCGGATGGCCGGTCCCACCAGGGTGTCTTCAGCCGTCTGCTTGACAGCCTTAGGCAGCAAG GGTTCCTCACAGATGACTTGGTGAGCCAAGAGGATAATGGCCAGCAACAGAAGTACCTGGGTGTATGCCAGCTTCCAGGGCCAGGGCGGCGGCACCGGAGACTAGACATCATCGTTGTACCCTACAGTGAGTTTGCCTGTGCCCTGCTCTACTTCACCGGCTCTGCCCATTTCAACCGCTCCATGCGGGCTCTGGCCAAGACCAAAGGCATGAGCCTGTCAGAGCATGCACTCAGCACGGCTGTGGTCCGGAACAGCCAAGGTGTTAAGGTGGGCTCTGGCCAAGTGCTGTCCACCCCCACAGAGAAGGACGTCTTCAAGCTCCTAGGTTTGCCCTACCGAGAGCCGGCCGAGCGGGACTGGTGA
- the Poll gene encoding DNA polymerase lambda isoform X4 has product MTSGLTYLYTERPGPSHTSMDSRGILKAFPKRKKIHAKPSTKVLAKIPKREKGEEAGEWLSSLRAHVVPTGIGQARAKLFEEQIVQHGGEICSAQTPGITHIVVDEDMDCERALHLLRLPRLPPGAQLVKSAWLSMCLQERRLVDTAGFNLFIPDRFLDQPQPSKANQDSSAPPIACEFQPSRAHSPPLPLSRAVSPRKAEEAPRTHAQPSSEDEISDGEEPQVSTADLEALISGHYPTHPEEDDGPGQAPEALDKWVCAQPSSQKATNHNPHITEKLEVLAKAYSVQGDKWRALGYAKAINALKSFHKPVSSYQEACSIPGIGKRMAEKIMEILESGHLRKLDHISESVPGYRSLEDIRSLASLTSQQAIGLKHYDDFLERMPREEAAEIEQTVRASAQAFNPELLCVACGSYRRGRTTCGDVDVLITHPDGRSHQGVFSRLLDSLRQQGFLTDDLVSQEDNGQQQKYLGVCQLPGPGRRHRRLDIIVVPYSEFACALLYFTGSAHFNRSMRALAKTKGMSLSEHALSTAVVRNSQGVKVGSGQVLSTPTEKDVFKLLGLPYREPAERDW; this is encoded by the exons ATGACATCTGGCCTGACCTACCTTTACACAGAAAGGCCTGGACCGAGCCATACTTCAATGGACTCCAGGGGCATCTTGAAGGCATTCCCCAAACGAAAGAAAATTCATGCCAAACCATCAACAAAAGTACTTGCAAAGATTCCcaaaagggagaagggagaagaagcTGGAG AGTGGCTGAGCTCCCTCAGGGCCCATGTTGTGCCCACTGGCATTGGACAAGCCCGGGCTAAACTCTTTGAGGAGCAGATTGTCCAGCATGGTGGTGAGATATGCTCCGCCCAGACCCCAGGGATCACTCACATTGTTGTGGATGAAGACATGGACTGTGAGCGGGCCCTCCACCTCCTCAGGCTGCCCCGGCTGCCCCCAGGTGCTCAGTTGGTGAAGTCAGCCTGGCTGAGCATGTGCCTGCAGGAGAGAAGGCTGGTGGACACTGCTGGATTCAACCTCTTCATTCCTGACAG ATTCTTAGATCAACCACAGCCCAGCAAGGCAAACCAAGACTCTTCAGCTCCTCCGATTGCCTGTGAGTTTCAGCCTTCAAGAGCccactctcctccccttcctctctccagagCGGTGTCTCCTCGAAAAGCAGAAGAGGCACCAAGAACCCATGCCCAG CCCAgctcagaggatgaaatcagtgatGGGGAAGAACCCCAGGTGAGCACAGCTGATCTGGAAGCCCTGATCAGTGGCCACTATCCCACACACCCTGAGGAAGATGACGGGCCTGGCCAAGCCCCAGAAGCCCTGGATAAGTGGGTCTGTGCACAGCCCTCAAGTCAGAAGGCAACCAACCACAACCCACACATCACAGAGAAGCTGGAAGTGCTTGCCAAAGCCTACAGTGTCCAGGGAGACAAGTGGAGGGCCTTGGGCTATGCCAAGGCCATCAATGCCCTCAAGAGCTTCCACAAGCCTGTCAGCTCCTACCAG GAGGCCTGCAGCATTCCTGGGATTGGCAAGCGCATGGCTGAGAAGATCATGGAGATCCTGGAGAGCGGGCACCTGCGGAAGCTAGACCACATCAGTGAGAGTGTGCCT GGCTACCGAAGCCTGGAAGATATCCGCAGCTTGGCCTCCCTGACTTCCCAGCAGGCCATTGGCCTGAAGCATTACGATGATTTCCTGGAACGCATGCCCAGAGAAGAGGCCGCAGAAATTGAGCAGACC GTCCGGGCATCAGCCCAGGCCTTCAACCCTGAGCTGCTGTGTGTGGCCTGTGGCTCTTACCGCCGAGGGAGGACAACCTGCGGTGATGTGGATGTGCTCATCACTCACCCGGATGGCCGGTCCCACCAGGGTGTCTTCAGCCGTCTGCTTGACAGCCTTAGGCAGCAAG GGTTCCTCACAGATGACTTGGTGAGCCAAGAGGATAATGGCCAGCAACAGAAGTACCTGGGTGTATGCCAGCTTCCAGGGCCAGGGCGGCGGCACCGGAGACTAGACATCATCGTTGTACCCTACAGTGAGTTTGCCTGTGCCCTGCTCTACTTCACCGGCTCTGCCCATTTCAACCGCTCCATGCGGGCTCTGGCCAAGACCAAAGGCATGAGCCTGTCAGAGCATGCACTCAGCACGGCTGTGGTCCGGAACAGCCAAGGTGTTAAGGTGGGCTCTGGCCAAGTGCTGTCCACCCCCACAGAGAAGGACGTCTTCAAGCTCCTAGGTTTGCCCTACCGAGAGCCGGCCGAGCGGGACTGGTGA
- the Poll gene encoding DNA polymerase lambda isoform X1, producing MTSGLTYLYTERPGPSHTSMDSRGILKAFPKRKKIHAKPSTKVLAKIPKREKGEEAGEWLSSLRAHVVPTGIGQARAKLFEEQIVQHGGEICSAQTPGITHIVVDEDMDCERALHLLRLPRLPPGAQLVKSAWLSMCLQERRLVDTAGFNLFIPDRFLDQPQPSKANQDSSAPPIACEFQPSRAHSPPLPLSRAVSPRKAEEAPRTHAQPSSEDEISDGEEPQVSTADLEALISGHYPTHPEEDDGPGQAPEALDKWVCAQPSSQKATNHNPHITEKLEVLAKAYSVQGDKWRALGYAKAINALKSFHKPVSSYQEACSIPGIGKRMAEKIMEILESGHLRKLDHISESVPVLELFSNIWGAGTKTAQMWYHQGYRSLEDIRSLASLTSQQAIGLKHYDDFLERMPREEAAEIEQTVRASAQAFNPELLCVACGSYRRGRTTCGDVDVLITHPDGRSHQGVFSRLLDSLRQQGFLTDDLVSQEDNGQQQKYLGVCQLPGPGRRHRRLDIIVVPYSEFACALLYFTGSAHFNRSMRALAKTKGMSLSEHALSTAVVRNSQGVKVGSGQVLSTPTEKDVFKLLGLPYREPAERDW from the exons ATGACATCTGGCCTGACCTACCTTTACACAGAAAGGCCTGGACCGAGCCATACTTCAATGGACTCCAGGGGCATCTTGAAGGCATTCCCCAAACGAAAGAAAATTCATGCCAAACCATCAACAAAAGTACTTGCAAAGATTCCcaaaagggagaagggagaagaagcTGGAG AGTGGCTGAGCTCCCTCAGGGCCCATGTTGTGCCCACTGGCATTGGACAAGCCCGGGCTAAACTCTTTGAGGAGCAGATTGTCCAGCATGGTGGTGAGATATGCTCCGCCCAGACCCCAGGGATCACTCACATTGTTGTGGATGAAGACATGGACTGTGAGCGGGCCCTCCACCTCCTCAGGCTGCCCCGGCTGCCCCCAGGTGCTCAGTTGGTGAAGTCAGCCTGGCTGAGCATGTGCCTGCAGGAGAGAAGGCTGGTGGACACTGCTGGATTCAACCTCTTCATTCCTGACAG ATTCTTAGATCAACCACAGCCCAGCAAGGCAAACCAAGACTCTTCAGCTCCTCCGATTGCCTGTGAGTTTCAGCCTTCAAGAGCccactctcctccccttcctctctccagagCGGTGTCTCCTCGAAAAGCAGAAGAGGCACCAAGAACCCATGCCCAG CCCAgctcagaggatgaaatcagtgatGGGGAAGAACCCCAGGTGAGCACAGCTGATCTGGAAGCCCTGATCAGTGGCCACTATCCCACACACCCTGAGGAAGATGACGGGCCTGGCCAAGCCCCAGAAGCCCTGGATAAGTGGGTCTGTGCACAGCCCTCAAGTCAGAAGGCAACCAACCACAACCCACACATCACAGAGAAGCTGGAAGTGCTTGCCAAAGCCTACAGTGTCCAGGGAGACAAGTGGAGGGCCTTGGGCTATGCCAAGGCCATCAATGCCCTCAAGAGCTTCCACAAGCCTGTCAGCTCCTACCAG GAGGCCTGCAGCATTCCTGGGATTGGCAAGCGCATGGCTGAGAAGATCATGGAGATCCTGGAGAGCGGGCACCTGCGGAAGCTAGACCACATCAGTGAGAGTGTGCCTGTATTGGAGCTCTTCTCCAACATCTGGGGGGCTGGGACCAAGACTGCCCAGATGTGGTACCATCAG GGCTACCGAAGCCTGGAAGATATCCGCAGCTTGGCCTCCCTGACTTCCCAGCAGGCCATTGGCCTGAAGCATTACGATGATTTCCTGGAACGCATGCCCAGAGAAGAGGCCGCAGAAATTGAGCAGACC GTCCGGGCATCAGCCCAGGCCTTCAACCCTGAGCTGCTGTGTGTGGCCTGTGGCTCTTACCGCCGAGGGAGGACAACCTGCGGTGATGTGGATGTGCTCATCACTCACCCGGATGGCCGGTCCCACCAGGGTGTCTTCAGCCGTCTGCTTGACAGCCTTAGGCAGCAAG GGTTCCTCACAGATGACTTGGTGAGCCAAGAGGATAATGGCCAGCAACAGAAGTACCTGGGTGTATGCCAGCTTCCAGGGCCAGGGCGGCGGCACCGGAGACTAGACATCATCGTTGTACCCTACAGTGAGTTTGCCTGTGCCCTGCTCTACTTCACCGGCTCTGCCCATTTCAACCGCTCCATGCGGGCTCTGGCCAAGACCAAAGGCATGAGCCTGTCAGAGCATGCACTCAGCACGGCTGTGGTCCGGAACAGCCAAGGTGTTAAGGTGGGCTCTGGCCAAGTGCTGTCCACCCCCACAGAGAAGGACGTCTTCAAGCTCCTAGGTTTGCCCTACCGAGAGCCGGCCGAGCGGGACTGGTGA
- the Poll gene encoding DNA polymerase lambda isoform X3 has product MDSRGILKAFPKRKKIHAKPSTKVLAKIPKREKGEEAGEWLSSLRAHVVPTGIGQARAKLFEEQIVQHGGEICSAQTPGITHIVVDEDMDCERALHLLRLPRLPPGAQLVKSAWLSMCLQERRLVDTAGFNLFIPDRFLDQPQPSKANQDSSAPPIACEFQPSRAHSPPLPLSRAVSPRKAEEAPRTHAQPSSEDEISDGEEPQVSTADLEALISGHYPTHPEEDDGPGQAPEALDKWVCAQPSSQKATNHNPHITEKLEVLAKAYSVQGDKWRALGYAKAINALKSFHKPVSSYQEACSIPGIGKRMAEKIMEILESGHLRKLDHISESVPVLELFSNIWGAGTKTAQMWYHQGYRSLEDIRSLASLTSQQAIGLKHYDDFLERMPREEAAEIEQTVRASAQAFNPELLCVACGSYRRGRTTCGDVDVLITHPDGRSHQGVFSRLLDSLRQQGFLTDDLVSQEDNGQQQKYLGVCQLPGPGRRHRRLDIIVVPYSEFACALLYFTGSAHFNRSMRALAKTKGMSLSEHALSTAVVRNSQGVKVGSGQVLSTPTEKDVFKLLGLPYREPAERDW; this is encoded by the exons ATGGACTCCAGGGGCATCTTGAAGGCATTCCCCAAACGAAAGAAAATTCATGCCAAACCATCAACAAAAGTACTTGCAAAGATTCCcaaaagggagaagggagaagaagcTGGAG AGTGGCTGAGCTCCCTCAGGGCCCATGTTGTGCCCACTGGCATTGGACAAGCCCGGGCTAAACTCTTTGAGGAGCAGATTGTCCAGCATGGTGGTGAGATATGCTCCGCCCAGACCCCAGGGATCACTCACATTGTTGTGGATGAAGACATGGACTGTGAGCGGGCCCTCCACCTCCTCAGGCTGCCCCGGCTGCCCCCAGGTGCTCAGTTGGTGAAGTCAGCCTGGCTGAGCATGTGCCTGCAGGAGAGAAGGCTGGTGGACACTGCTGGATTCAACCTCTTCATTCCTGACAG ATTCTTAGATCAACCACAGCCCAGCAAGGCAAACCAAGACTCTTCAGCTCCTCCGATTGCCTGTGAGTTTCAGCCTTCAAGAGCccactctcctccccttcctctctccagagCGGTGTCTCCTCGAAAAGCAGAAGAGGCACCAAGAACCCATGCCCAG CCCAgctcagaggatgaaatcagtgatGGGGAAGAACCCCAGGTGAGCACAGCTGATCTGGAAGCCCTGATCAGTGGCCACTATCCCACACACCCTGAGGAAGATGACGGGCCTGGCCAAGCCCCAGAAGCCCTGGATAAGTGGGTCTGTGCACAGCCCTCAAGTCAGAAGGCAACCAACCACAACCCACACATCACAGAGAAGCTGGAAGTGCTTGCCAAAGCCTACAGTGTCCAGGGAGACAAGTGGAGGGCCTTGGGCTATGCCAAGGCCATCAATGCCCTCAAGAGCTTCCACAAGCCTGTCAGCTCCTACCAG GAGGCCTGCAGCATTCCTGGGATTGGCAAGCGCATGGCTGAGAAGATCATGGAGATCCTGGAGAGCGGGCACCTGCGGAAGCTAGACCACATCAGTGAGAGTGTGCCTGTATTGGAGCTCTTCTCCAACATCTGGGGGGCTGGGACCAAGACTGCCCAGATGTGGTACCATCAG GGCTACCGAAGCCTGGAAGATATCCGCAGCTTGGCCTCCCTGACTTCCCAGCAGGCCATTGGCCTGAAGCATTACGATGATTTCCTGGAACGCATGCCCAGAGAAGAGGCCGCAGAAATTGAGCAGACC GTCCGGGCATCAGCCCAGGCCTTCAACCCTGAGCTGCTGTGTGTGGCCTGTGGCTCTTACCGCCGAGGGAGGACAACCTGCGGTGATGTGGATGTGCTCATCACTCACCCGGATGGCCGGTCCCACCAGGGTGTCTTCAGCCGTCTGCTTGACAGCCTTAGGCAGCAAG GGTTCCTCACAGATGACTTGGTGAGCCAAGAGGATAATGGCCAGCAACAGAAGTACCTGGGTGTATGCCAGCTTCCAGGGCCAGGGCGGCGGCACCGGAGACTAGACATCATCGTTGTACCCTACAGTGAGTTTGCCTGTGCCCTGCTCTACTTCACCGGCTCTGCCCATTTCAACCGCTCCATGCGGGCTCTGGCCAAGACCAAAGGCATGAGCCTGTCAGAGCATGCACTCAGCACGGCTGTGGTCCGGAACAGCCAAGGTGTTAAGGTGGGCTCTGGCCAAGTGCTGTCCACCCCCACAGAGAAGGACGTCTTCAAGCTCCTAGGTTTGCCCTACCGAGAGCCGGCCGAGCGGGACTGGTGA
- the Poll gene encoding DNA polymerase lambda isoform X5 gives MPNHQQKYLQRFPKGRREKKLEEACSIPGIGKRMAEKIMEILESGHLRKLDHISESVPVLELFSNIWGAGTKTAQMWYHQGYRSLEDIRSLASLTSQQAIGLKHYDDFLERMPREEAAEIEQTVRASAQAFNPELLCVACGSYRRGRTTCGDVDVLITHPDGRSHQGVFSRLLDSLRQQGFLTDDLVSQEDNGQQQKYLGVCQLPGPGRRHRRLDIIVVPYSEFACALLYFTGSAHFNRSMRALAKTKGMSLSEHALSTAVVRNSQGVKVGSGQVLSTPTEKDVFKLLGLPYREPAERDW, from the exons ATGCCAAACCATCAACAAAAGTACTTGCAAAGATTCCcaaaagggagaagggagaagaagcTGGAG GAGGCCTGCAGCATTCCTGGGATTGGCAAGCGCATGGCTGAGAAGATCATGGAGATCCTGGAGAGCGGGCACCTGCGGAAGCTAGACCACATCAGTGAGAGTGTGCCTGTATTGGAGCTCTTCTCCAACATCTGGGGGGCTGGGACCAAGACTGCCCAGATGTGGTACCATCAG GGCTACCGAAGCCTGGAAGATATCCGCAGCTTGGCCTCCCTGACTTCCCAGCAGGCCATTGGCCTGAAGCATTACGATGATTTCCTGGAACGCATGCCCAGAGAAGAGGCCGCAGAAATTGAGCAGACC GTCCGGGCATCAGCCCAGGCCTTCAACCCTGAGCTGCTGTGTGTGGCCTGTGGCTCTTACCGCCGAGGGAGGACAACCTGCGGTGATGTGGATGTGCTCATCACTCACCCGGATGGCCGGTCCCACCAGGGTGTCTTCAGCCGTCTGCTTGACAGCCTTAGGCAGCAAG GGTTCCTCACAGATGACTTGGTGAGCCAAGAGGATAATGGCCAGCAACAGAAGTACCTGGGTGTATGCCAGCTTCCAGGGCCAGGGCGGCGGCACCGGAGACTAGACATCATCGTTGTACCCTACAGTGAGTTTGCCTGTGCCCTGCTCTACTTCACCGGCTCTGCCCATTTCAACCGCTCCATGCGGGCTCTGGCCAAGACCAAAGGCATGAGCCTGTCAGAGCATGCACTCAGCACGGCTGTGGTCCGGAACAGCCAAGGTGTTAAGGTGGGCTCTGGCCAAGTGCTGTCCACCCCCACAGAGAAGGACGTCTTCAAGCTCCTAGGTTTGCCCTACCGAGAGCCGGCCGAGCGGGACTGGTGA